A window of the Streptomyces finlayi genome harbors these coding sequences:
- a CDS encoding GuaB3 family IMP dehydrogenase-related protein: MTEIEIGRGKRGRRAYAFDDIAVVPSRRTRDPKEVSIAWQIDAYRFELPFLAAPMDSVVSPQHAIRIGELGGLGVLNLEGLWTRHADPQPLLDEIAEMPVESATRRLQEIYSAPIQEELIGQRLKEVRDSGVVTAAALSPQRTAQFSKAVVDAGVDIFVIRGTTVSAEHVSGAAEPLNLKQFIYELDVPVIVGGCATYTAALHLMRTGAAGVLVGFGGGAAHTTRNVFGIQVPMATAVADVAGARRDYMDESGGRYVHVIADGGVGWSGDIPKAVACGADAVMMGSPLARATDAPGRGRHWGMEAVHEDVPRGKLVDLGSVGTTEEVLMGPSHTPDGSMNIFGALRRAMATTGYSDLKEFQRVEVTVADSQHRR; this comes from the coding sequence GTGACTGAGATCGAGATCGGGCGCGGCAAGCGCGGCCGCCGGGCGTACGCATTCGACGACATCGCCGTCGTACCGAGCCGTCGTACGCGGGACCCGAAGGAGGTCTCGATCGCCTGGCAGATCGATGCCTACCGGTTCGAGCTGCCGTTCCTGGCCGCCCCCATGGACTCCGTGGTGTCCCCGCAGCACGCCATCAGGATCGGCGAGCTCGGCGGCCTGGGCGTCCTCAACCTGGAAGGGCTGTGGACCCGGCACGCCGACCCGCAGCCGCTCCTCGACGAGATCGCGGAGATGCCCGTCGAGTCGGCGACCCGCCGGCTCCAGGAGATCTACTCCGCTCCCATCCAGGAGGAGCTGATCGGGCAGCGCCTCAAGGAGGTGCGAGACTCCGGTGTCGTCACCGCCGCCGCGCTCTCCCCGCAGCGCACCGCCCAGTTCTCCAAGGCGGTCGTCGACGCGGGTGTCGACATCTTCGTCATCCGCGGTACGACGGTCTCCGCCGAGCACGTCTCGGGCGCGGCCGAACCGCTGAACCTGAAGCAGTTCATCTACGAGCTGGACGTCCCGGTGATCGTCGGCGGCTGCGCCACGTACACCGCTGCGCTCCACCTGATGCGCACCGGCGCGGCCGGTGTCCTCGTCGGCTTCGGCGGCGGCGCGGCGCACACCACGCGCAACGTCTTCGGCATCCAGGTCCCGATGGCGACCGCGGTCGCCGATGTGGCCGGGGCCCGTCGCGACTACATGGACGAGTCGGGCGGCCGGTACGTGCACGTGATCGCTGACGGTGGCGTCGGCTGGTCCGGCGACATCCCGAAGGCCGTCGCCTGCGGCGCGGACGCCGTGATGATGGGCTCCCCGCTGGCCCGTGCGACGGACGCGCCCGGCCGTGGCCGCCACTGGGGCATGGAGGCCGTCCACGAGGACGTGCCGCGCGGCAAGCTGGTGGACCTGGGCTCCGTCGGGACGACGGAGGAGGTCCTCATGGGCCCCTCGCACACCCCTGACGGCTCGATGAACATCTTCGGCGCCCTGCGCCGCGCGATGGCCACCACGGGCTACAGCGACCTCAAGGAGTTCCAGCGCGTCGAGGTGACGGTGGCGGACTCGCAGCACCGCCGCTGA
- a CDS encoding nucleotide sugar dehydrogenase, which yields MPADLAVIGLGHLGLPLAQAAAAAGIQTVGYDTDPRPFTELSAGRSPVEGSLSAPDIRRMLSGGFRPTTNPAELGRVRTAVICAPTPLGADRTLDLGALGEAARALAARLRPHTTVLLESAVPPGTTENFLRPLLEEGSGLRAGRDFHLAYSPSRLDPGSRTHLYSNTPKVIGGLTPACTESAAAFYGRLTDKVVRARGPREAEMTKVLETNFRHVNIALVNEMAVLCHDLGVDFWDVIRCAETKPFGFQPFRPGPGVGGHGTPVDPGCLPYSSRTPGHPLRMVSLAQEINDRMPQYVIQRCATLLNEHGKSARGARVLLLGVTYKPDLADQEASPAREIAGRLMDMGAQVGYHDPHVLDWRVRELPVPRADSLYEAAAAADLTVLLQHHRTYDLQGLAVKAQLLLDTRGATPAGAAHRL from the coding sequence ATGCCCGCAGACCTCGCTGTCATCGGACTCGGTCATCTCGGCCTGCCCCTCGCCCAAGCCGCCGCGGCAGCGGGCATCCAGACCGTCGGCTACGACACCGATCCCCGGCCCTTCACCGAACTCTCCGCGGGCCGCAGCCCCGTCGAGGGCTCACTCAGCGCCCCGGACATCCGCCGGATGCTCTCCGGAGGATTCCGCCCCACCACCAACCCGGCCGAACTGGGCCGGGTCCGTACCGCCGTCATCTGCGCCCCCACCCCTCTCGGCGCGGACCGCACCCTGGACCTCGGCGCCCTCGGCGAAGCGGCCCGAGCGCTGGCCGCCCGGCTGCGCCCGCACACCACCGTGCTGCTCGAGTCCGCCGTACCCCCCGGCACCACGGAGAACTTCCTGCGGCCCCTCCTGGAAGAGGGCTCGGGGCTGCGCGCCGGACGCGACTTCCACCTCGCCTACTCCCCCAGCCGTCTCGACCCGGGCAGCCGCACCCACCTCTACTCCAACACCCCGAAGGTGATCGGCGGCCTCACCCCGGCATGCACCGAGTCGGCCGCCGCGTTCTACGGCCGGCTCACCGACAAGGTCGTCCGGGCCCGCGGGCCGCGCGAGGCCGAGATGACCAAGGTCCTGGAGACCAACTTCCGGCACGTCAACATCGCTCTGGTCAACGAGATGGCCGTGCTCTGCCACGACCTCGGTGTCGACTTCTGGGACGTCATCAGGTGCGCCGAGACGAAGCCCTTCGGTTTCCAGCCCTTCCGCCCCGGCCCCGGGGTCGGCGGACACGGCACCCCGGTGGACCCCGGCTGCCTCCCGTACAGCAGCCGCACTCCGGGCCACCCGTTGCGCATGGTCTCGCTCGCCCAGGAGATCAACGACCGGATGCCCCAGTACGTGATCCAGCGCTGCGCCACCCTCCTCAACGAACACGGCAAGTCCGCCCGGGGCGCCCGCGTGCTGCTCCTCGGAGTCACGTACAAGCCGGATCTCGCCGACCAGGAGGCGTCCCCCGCCCGGGAGATCGCGGGCCGGCTGATGGACATGGGCGCACAGGTCGGCTACCACGACCCGCACGTGCTGGACTGGCGCGTACGCGAACTGCCCGTCCCCCGCGCCGACTCGCTCTACGAGGCCGCCGCCGCCGCCGATCTGACGGTGCTTCTCCAGCACCACCGCACGTACGACCTCCAGGGCCTCGCGGTGAAGGCCCAACTCCTCCTGGACACCCGGGGAGCGACCCCGGCGGGAGCCGCGCACCGGCTCTGA